DNA sequence from the Xenopus tropicalis strain Nigerian chromosome 4, UCB_Xtro_10.0, whole genome shotgun sequence genome:
TCACTCTTATGGGGCAGTGGGAACTTAGGAACTGAGGTAATATGGTTGTTTTCAACAAAAATGTCAGGTAGGGAAACAGAAAGTCGAAAGATAACAGGTTAATTTTTGTCCATATTAATTTCTCAACAAGAAGGCATAAATGCAGTCTGTGATGGGAGCTAGAAGTGAGGGTAGGTCTGGAGAAGAGATATAGATTTGAGTATTATCAGCACATGAacgataaaaaaaattaaatatgttgaTTTGCTGACCTGTTGTGTAGATcaagaagaaaggaaaaaaggtCTAATAACAGGTCTAATATCTTGAGGTACCTGAGCTGAGACAATGTGAGGCAATGTGAGGAGGTGAGTCAGAACAGGAGACCAAAGATATTTGATTAAAAAGATAGGACAATACCCAAGTTTCTTGGATACCcatactaaaaaaagtatactAATCaaagatttaaacattaaataaacccaataggattgttttgcctccaatatggattcattatatgttaGATGGGATcaggtaaaaggtactgtttattattacagagaaaagggtaatcagttttaaaaaacagaattatttgattataattgaATTAATAGGTGATGTTCATCTCatgtggagctttctgaataatgggtttccagataagggatcccataactgaaTCACTCATAATTTTCAACTCACTGAGGAAGTCCAAATATTTTCTTCTATTAGCTTTATGCAATCGCCTCTTATGTATGAAATCTAATTATCCTGGCTAAATACACACAAGCTTAAAGAAATGTACTACTTCATTTAgcaaacttttttactttttgtcaATCAGTGTAACTTGTCCTAAAACCAATTAGCTGTTATTTATGTAGTGTGTAAACTTATTTATAGAATCTGTTTGCATGAGTtacaaaagcaaaatgttttcacaATACAGTAATACTGCACGACTTCAATACAACAGTGAAGCTGAGGtttttgtttaaatgcaacaatcaaaCTGTTGCAAGAGGTTATACATATTTGTTCTTTTGAATTCAATGCATTAAAAGCATTCTGTAAAAACTGTTACTTTTTAAgctatattttatttatcctTTTTCATACAAAATATCCCAATAAATTACTTATGTACAGGGCTTTAAGATACTAATCACGTCTACCATTGggacaggaactgatgtgaatacTGTATAATGCCTGTTAAACACTCAGAAATATGTCTGAAATATTGGGACAAATAAATCACCTTTTGAGCCACTATTTGTCAAAATGCAAAGGAAACCTAATTTCACTTTTGTCCTGATTTCTTTGTTAAAAAACTTccataaataataatgaaaataactatgataacatattttatattttatcttataCTAAAATAGAGCTTCTTCAAATATTTGTTTGAATATCACACATGTAACTACAATTTTTCACATTACCAAAAGTGTTTTTAGTGATAAAAACTAAATTAGTGCATCTAGACACAAGTTTATTTTTTGAGATGTGAGAATAGCACTTTTGCCAgacattaatgtacattaatgtaCATTACTGTAAAGGGATATTTGATATTGATTGATAGTAGTGTGTGATCACTGTAAAATTGTAAGAATTTTCTAGTTATGATGTAAAATGCAGAAAAGATTCAGGGAATGCTCTTATACAAATGCATTAGAATATAAAGGGactgttaaaaaaatgaatatcagGGAAAACATAAAATGAGGGAAAGTGATTGTTTGATTGTACTTAACTAAAAATGAcaatgatcaccttcatgcaacTAGTGTTAGCTGTCTGAACTGAGTTAAAGTACATTTAGCTCTTGGTAAGATTTTAAAAATCAGCATATAATATTGTGCAGCTGTAATGATTTAGGAGAAGTACTTTCAAGGCCTTGTATTTCATTTTCATGTCCAATCTCTGTGAGGCAGACATCATGGAAAAAGTCAAAAACCTGTAGCACTTGTAAGTTATGTTACACTTATTAGAAAAAAATGAGTGGGTACTGAAAATCTTTTAGCAGGGGATAAAAACAGAAATGCCACTATAAAAAATATGTAGCCCCTAGTCAGTTGTTTATCTCCTTGGGATGCAATGTATCTGTTCCATAAAGCCAGGAGTTACTGCTAGTATAAAGCATTAAAGCTAGTGAATCATGTCATCTAAAATACAATCTAAATCCCACTGTATACTTAGAAGTCAAAGTCGAAACACATCTGTACAATTCTAGATTTCATATTAGGAATTTGTCCAAAATatcattaatatataaatatctagtataaataaatttaaagcaactggacttgtttggtaatcattgaagacgtttcactactcatccgagcagcttcttcagttcaactgactggtatgagaAGTCCTcagcagttgaactgaagaagctgcttggatgagtagtgaaacgtcttcaatgataacaaacaagtccagttgctttaaatttatttatactagatataccatgacctggatgaatgaaaatcttcatagacattaatatataaactttaaaatgtttttaagacTGTATGCAATAAGTTAATCTAACTATCCCTACACAGGATAGATACAGGGTTGCAAAGTAGTGAACAATGTAAACAGTACAAAATAAGATACACTGTGCAGTGAAAAGGCGCATGAAATCTAGTACAAATTGTAGAAAACAAAACACAGGATACATAGGATCTGTCCTCTGCATTTTTCTGACTCACCTTCCTGCAAGTTGGATTCAGCTGTCAGGCGCTAAACCGACCATAAACGTTACCGCCACCACTAGCAACACCTTGCCACCTGCCTCTGAGTCCTATAACAAGTCCAGCACAATCACGTGAAGTGGGTCAGGCTTCCATCGGATTGGATGACTTTCTGAGGTTGTGGAAGCAGATTGGCAAAGATGGGGTGTGGGCGTAGACTGTTGGCTTGTCTACACACTCCTGCGTTTCTTTGAGCTTTGGAGCTAGAACTGGTTGTAGACTGGAGCTACGTTATGCTTGCTGCTCATGTTTTTCTGCAGCTCTTATGCCTGTTCTAAGGCATTGGACAGGGATAAGCTGAGGCACAGGTACTCGATATCGGAGTCTGCCACGGAAAGCAGCCTAAAACTGCAAACGTTCCATATTCATCGTAATCGTAGAGCTTTTTTAGATCACTAGCGGACCTCACTGGACGCCGTCCATGGTATATTTAAGAAAAAGAAGGATTCTAATTAGGAGATTTAGCGCTTTTGTCTGTGTCTGAAATAGGTGCGAAGTGTGTGGCGCTTTGCAGTAGCCTGCTGAGATGTGGGGTTTTGAGCTGCTGCTTGGGGCGCTGTACCTGCTCGGGCTCACCTGTGGCCAGAACGAAACGGAACCTATCCTGCTGGAGGGCAAGTGTCTAGTGGTTTGTGACTCCAACCCTATGTCTGACCCCACTGGCACAGCGCTGGGCATTTCGGTGCGCTCGGGCAGTGCCAAGGTGGCATTCTCTGCTATTCGAAGCACCCATCACGAGCCATCGGAAATGAGTAACCGGACAATGATCATCTACTTCGATCAGGTAGGCTTTTACAACAATACAACGTGAGCGCTTTGTGTATTATAACGAATGTCATGCTGTACTTGGGGGTAAAACAGTGTGAATGGAGTGTTGGCGTCCTTGACACCGGGGCAAAAGGCTCGGTTTGGTAAAGATCTGTCTAAGACCCTGGTAGCAATGTCGAGTTATGTTCTTATGTTGTAGTTATGGCGAAAATATGCAAGATAAGTACTATGAGCAAATGATACTGAAACATTCTGGACGCACCAATCCTGGAGAGATTTAAACTTATTTAACTACCTAAGTCTAAGTAAGACTTTAAACGTTGATCACTAGTAACAAAGAAAGGCACAGTTGGATTCTCTCTGGAAAAAGGAGATCTGTAcatgtaataagaaaacagtcaGGTCTCTTTAAAGAGCTTAAAAGGACTTTGGAATTCAGTCATGAATGGATTACAAAAGAAACATAATGAAATAAAACGTTTCCAGCAACAGAAATGTACTCTTTTCTTTTACTTAATTATTTGAAGTAAATATGTCCCATTGCGGAAGCAAGTGAGGTAGAGTCAGATGAAATATTTGTGAACAATACTTTGCaaggttttaaaggaaaagtgttACCTCATGTTATATTTGATATGGGGTTGGAGTGACACAGTTACCTACATTTTAAAGACCAATTATATTTTGTGTGGGTTGACACATATTCTTTGAATGGGACTTATGTTTTTTTAGGTCCTTAAAGTAGTACTGGAGTTTAGCAATCAGGattctagtaaaaaaaataaataaaaaatgttcaagTAAAATGTTTGGCTGTACATAAATATTAGTCCCTTTGATACCTCATATCTATTTGTTTCAGGCCTCTGACTTCAAACATGATTTAAACCTTGTAATAAGTAATGTTATTACAAGGAATGTCATTTGTTGATGTTTTACTCTAGACTTTGGTCAATATTGGAAGCAGTTTTGACTCAGAACGAAGCACTTTTACATCACCAAGAAAGGGGATTTACAGTTTTAATTTCCACGTGGTGAAAGTATATAACCGGCAAACCATACAGGTCAGTAAATTATGTAAAACCTTACCTCTGTGCTACCAAGGGAGCTTAAATCTAGAAATTGTTTTTGTCACATTTTCTTTGCAATGGCTTTTGAATTCTCTGAACATGTTATTATCATCCTTTATAAATCATGCAGTTTATAATCCATCCAGAATTTATTCTCTTGGAAACAACCAAGTAAAAACTGTTGAAATTTATAGGTGACAACTTTTTGGTTTGCTTATTTCTGAGTATCAATGAAGGATATATGATTGTAAAACACAGATAACGTAATTAGTACAGTGTACATATAAAAGGCCCTTTAAAAGAGTGTGCATTGCAGGACTGGAGTTTTTCAACATTATCATGTAGTGTGCATTTTTCATAAGCACAGAAATTAGCCAAGAGCTAAATGAATAGCCACTAATGTGGTTTTAATCAGTAACcttactgttttgttttgttttttattatttaatctaTAAGATTTTCCTGCTTTTATATAAGTCTTGAAAACCTTTAATTTTACAAAATTATCACTGTAACCCAAATTTTCTCCTATTCACATAAGTAAGACAGTAATGGTTATCTTCTTTCAATATAGTGGGCCTATTATCTAAAACAATGCAGATCACAGTACAAAAAAATGATTGTATCATACAAAGAAATTGAGGTCTTTGACAAACTTGGAAGCGCTTTAAATTCTGTCTTGGGCTGAATTTGCCTATTAAGGCCTTTAATAAAGATAAAGTTGCACGCTATAAAATGAACAAATGGATAGCTTTtgcatgttttatagtttttctaaTTAGCTCAGCACATTTTTGATGTTTTGGTGATAAACACCCTTTTAATTACTTGAGCTTCATTAAATAATTCTGATGGTATATCAATGTTAAAAACTTGCACACTGTTCCAcagcatataaaaaaataacattttagcttGTGTGAAAAAATTGTTGATACAAATATTATTTGCAGATCTAGGCTTCTAAATTGAATGACAGTTTGATGATGATAACTTAGAGTGATGACTTAGAATTGTTAAAATATTTGTTGAAATTTTAATTTTCTGCTTaagaaatatttgaattttgttcTTCTGCAGAAATGTAAAGGGTAATTAAAGTTAAAAATGTTTAAGAAACAGCATTATTAAAAGAATAATGCAAATACACTTTTACATATAATATGATCTTTGTTAGCCCACTGGTGCAAATTTTATCTTAGCTGCAGTGACTTCTATTTCTTATTTTACTTTCACTGCTATTTCACACTGATTAATTTTATAACACCTAGATAAAGTGTTAAATATTGTTAGGAATGATGCAGCATATACAGCTACATTATGACTAGATCACAGGTTCTactgattttgttttgtttttgttgcacAAACGGCATCATAAactaacataaataaaaatgggaaaaaaatgtgcccCGTGAGCTTTAAGAAAAGAACATTGTGCCCAGTAACCATTTTTGTTGCCTTGTGGGTTTTTGACAATGACAATGAGTAATGCATTTTCACCCAGACATTTTAATTAcagatccatatatatatatatatatgtacacacacatacagaattTCAGATGCAAGCTTTAAAATGACTACATTTGCTTTTTAGTTCTAAGATAGATTTTCAGAGAACATTTAGACAGCTGAGGCTCTTTGGAACAAGGGTATAAAAAAATCTCTGATTTCTTCTTACCTTTCTTAATTCAAAGGATGAATAATGCAGTAAAGTGTTAAAGAATGCCTTTAGCAATTTTgacttatttaaataaatattaattgctGTTATGTAGTTCAGTGTAGAATTTGGGGTTAAGTAAGTGGCGAAAGAAAACTGTTGAACCTTTTTATTTCTCAGTATTGCTACACCTAACagttatcctttatatagcactTACATATTTTacaatgctttacagagattgtacaaAATttagtccctaccccagtggagtaTACAATACAAATACACTAGATAACAAAAGTGTTTTACAATGCTATAATCACATTGCGCTTTTCTGCTGTAagaaattattataaaaatatttctccTGCAGGATATAATATTTGAAGCAAATATTCTTTAACTGGAAGTGTTACTTACTGTGggatttttacatgttttttaagcaaattatGGTTGTGggttataaataattttaatatacaTGTGAAAACATATGAGGTTCTTTACAGTTTAGGGGGGGGGCTGagcaaaaaagaaatatttgGGGTCCCAGAAATTATAATTTCATCACTGCTTAGTGAGGCTTATCACTGCTTACTGCATATTGAGGCATTATTGAGGTCTCTCTGCAGTAAAAACACTTCCTAAATTTCagtataatttaattttaaataaacataattcTCAGAGTATGTGAAATCTGTAATAGGTAGGAAATCTGTAATAGGCATTTATTCATTGGAGACACCAGTTAAAATCAGGtaaataaaaaactaaatagATATTTCAGATTTGTGGGGTCTTACTAGTAGGAATTCACTAATTGCTTTTCTTCCAAGCTGTGATTAAACCTCACTATAGACAAATCCTAAGTAAGCAATATATTCTAAATGTATTTAGTAGCTGTAATTTGTGACTACATGCTTGTCATAACAAAGACATTATAGTCatcattaccatttatttatatagcaccgttAAATTGTGTCCTAGAAATAAGGACCAAAATTTGCagtatatatttctaaaaaatattttgtgattgTAAATTaaagaagtatttttttttatctctttctGTTCTCTTACTTTTTGTTCtaaatttaaaacaatatagCAGGTCAGTTCCCTCTAGGTTTTTTAATAAGCtagtttctgctacattgttaaaGGAGTAATAATGAGCAGTTTAGATAATAGAAAAGGAGAGACAGATACCACTTTCAGTAGCAATAATATTTACCAGTAATTCCAAAACCACttcaaatgtttaattaatgtatacagtaaagttgcttagaagtccCTACGTATAATGTACAATTAACCTgcactagaaaaaaaatgtttaattaggaTAGTCtaatatagtttaaataaatacgcTACTGTGTAGGATGAAAATCTTTCTTATATGATATATGCTCACTACCAAAATATGCttgacatttaaataaatatttccctaAATATTTTTATGCTATTACTGCTATttgcaaattttgttttaaataataaatgtattcaatgaataattatttctttattttgcttCCTAGGTTAGTTTAATGTTAAATGGTTGGCCTGTGATTTCAGCTTTTGCTGGTGACCAGGATGTGACAAGAGAGGCAGCCAGCAACGGAGTTCTTATTCAAATGGAGAAAGGGGACAGAGCTTACCTAAAACTTGAGAAAGGAAATTTAATGGGTGGTTGGAAGTTTTCCACTTTTTCTGGATTTCTTGTGTTCCCTCTTTAAACTGACATAATTTCAGATAAGCAAGAGACATAGAAAAGAAACAAATGTCTGTTTCAACCACAAAGCTGCTCTGAGAGACATGAATAAAACTCTTGTGTACATGAAGTGTAAAAGACCTTGCATATCTAAATGTATGTGTTCCTGCTTTGGAAACTTTATATTATAGTAAAAGACAAGAAACTGGTGAGATCAACTATCATTTCATTAAGTGGCGCGTTTAGGAGCAAATGTCTTGTGTCCCTGTTCGTCATGATGTTGCTATGACACAGTTTTAGACacattaaattacttttttgacTAACATGGAAAATAGTAACTTACTTAAGATAGCATatatagaactttttttttccttcagcttCAGGCTTCACACCATGGATATAAGAGGCAGAGTGGCAGGATCATGTATTTAAATCTCTTCTTGTACTACAGAGTGATAATTATCGATTTAAGGCTGCTCAATATgtgatgcttgttttgctcttGTAAAATGTTGGCCAATTAAATGCGATAAAATATATTCAACTTTCAGTATTACGTATAAATGGtgtgaatgcagaaatgtaaTTTTGCTTAAATCCCAGGTCTCTTATTTTTTGTGATAGATAAtgataaatagagagatagatagatagatagataaatagatagatacaagaGAATTTGTAAGCTGTCCCTTTTTCTCTTTCATGAGAAATTACTGATTTTGTGAAT
Encoded proteins:
- the cbln1 gene encoding cerebellin-1 precursor, with the translated sequence MWGFELLLGALYLLGLTCGQNETEPILLEGKCLVVCDSNPMSDPTGTALGISVRSGSAKVAFSAIRSTHHEPSEMSNRTMIIYFDQTLVNIGSSFDSERSTFTSPRKGIYSFNFHVVKVYNRQTIQVSLMLNGWPVISAFAGDQDVTREAASNGVLIQMEKGDRAYLKLEKGNLMGGWKFSTFSGFLVFPL